The following are from one region of the Sorghum bicolor cultivar BTx623 chromosome 2, Sorghum_bicolor_NCBIv3, whole genome shotgun sequence genome:
- the LOC8062063 gene encoding ankyrin repeat domain-containing protein 17 — MVELLLHHDAEPKHVVYTPLKAAISGRSLIGLELLIKAGAPVNIGLPETPLVEAAAAGLTDFVKCLLKAGANANIPDDNGRVAVEIAAIQGWQECVEVLFPVTAPLARVADWSIDGLLQYARSISSKTQHPVLHEDHEPDYEAEGDATFCRRDYSHASNLYTMAMEIDPDNSTLYAKRSLCFLYTGYEGEALEDATTYKDMHPNLSKSCYEQGAALILVKEYGRTCEALLPGLISDF; from the exons ATGGTGGAGTTATTGTTGCATCATGACGCAGAG CCTAAACATGTGGTATACACACCGCTGAAAGCAGCAATCTCTGGTCGTTCATTGATAGGCTTGGAATTACTTATCAAG GCTGGCGCCCCTGTTAATATTGGTCTGCCTGAAACTCCACTGGTAGAAGCTGCAGCTGCTGGCTTAACTGACTTCGTCAAGTGTTTGTTGAAAGCTGGCGCAAATGCAAACATACCCGATGAT AATGGTAGGGTTGCAGTAGAAATTGCTGCAATCCAAGGATGGCAAGAATGTGTCGAGGTTCTTTTCCCTGTCACGGCCCCTTTGGCTAGAGTTGCAGACTGGAGCATTGATGGATTACTTCAATATGCAAGATCTATAAGTTCCAAAACACAA CATCCTGTGCTCCATGAAGACCATGAACCTGATTATGAAGCAGAAGGGGATGCCACATTCTGTAGAAGGGATTATTCTCATGCATCGAATCTCTATACTATG GCAATGGAAATTGACCCTGATAATTCAACCTTGTATGCAAAGAGGAGCCTTTGCTTTCTGTACACAGGCTATGAAGGAGAGGCTTTGGAGGATGCTACTACCTACAAAGATATGCATCCGAATTTATCAAAATCCTGCTATGAGCAAGGAGCAGCTCTTATTCTGGTCAAG GAGTATGGCAGAACATGCGAAGCACTCTTGCCTGGCTTGATCTCGGATTTTTGA